From a region of the Streptomyces venezuelae genome:
- a CDS encoding NAD(P)-binding domain-containing protein, translated as MDDLVVIGAGPYGLSIAAHAAAEGLGVRLLGRPMASWRDHMPDGMYLKSEPWSSNLSAPDGRHTLADYCATLGMTTEHGTPLPIGTFSAYGMWFARQAAPEVEEVTVLEVTPQGDGFRVRTAEGPPLLARTVALAVGVMPFVRHPEVLGHLPPGHYSHSSGHRDLSRFAGREVAVLGAGQAALETAALLAEQGARPCLVARRSRLNWNTVPQPLDRPPLRALRDPHSGLGTGWRSWVWSELPWAVRRLPAPTRERIAATALGPAGAWWLRDRFERRVPVLLGHRLDRAVAVGERTRLGLTDPAGEGVVLDTAHVIAATGFVPELARLELLDAGLRAALETVGGSGAPELSPGFESSWPGLFFAGLLTAPSFGPSMRFVHGAGFTAGRLVRGVRKRLGARGPRPGSSGVPRPGGAAAPGLPGVPPGHPKTYLR; from the coding sequence ATCGACGATCTCGTGGTGATCGGTGCGGGCCCGTACGGGCTCTCGATCGCCGCCCACGCGGCGGCCGAGGGGCTCGGCGTACGGCTGCTGGGGCGGCCCATGGCCTCGTGGCGCGACCACATGCCCGACGGCATGTACCTGAAGTCGGAGCCCTGGTCGTCCAATCTGTCCGCGCCGGACGGGCGGCACACCCTGGCCGACTACTGCGCGACCCTCGGCATGACCACGGAACACGGCACTCCGCTGCCGATCGGAACGTTCAGCGCGTACGGGATGTGGTTCGCCCGGCAGGCCGCGCCGGAGGTGGAGGAGGTGACCGTCCTGGAGGTGACCCCGCAGGGCGACGGCTTCCGCGTCCGCACCGCCGAGGGGCCGCCGCTGCTCGCCCGTACGGTGGCCCTCGCGGTCGGGGTGATGCCCTTCGTCCGCCACCCCGAGGTGCTGGGGCACCTCCCGCCCGGGCACTACTCGCACAGCAGCGGCCACCGGGACCTGAGCCGGTTCGCGGGCCGCGAGGTGGCCGTGCTCGGGGCCGGGCAGGCGGCCCTGGAGACCGCCGCCCTGCTGGCCGAGCAGGGCGCCCGGCCCTGCCTGGTCGCCCGGCGCTCCCGACTGAACTGGAACACCGTCCCGCAGCCCCTGGACCGGCCCCCGCTGCGGGCCCTGCGCGATCCGCACAGCGGCCTCGGTACCGGCTGGCGCAGCTGGGTGTGGTCGGAGCTGCCGTGGGCGGTGCGCCGGCTGCCCGCGCCCACCCGGGAGCGGATCGCCGCGACGGCGCTGGGCCCGGCCGGCGCCTGGTGGCTGCGGGACCGCTTCGAGCGGCGGGTCCCCGTCCTGCTCGGGCACCGGCTGGACCGGGCGGTGGCGGTGGGCGAGCGGACCAGGCTCGGGCTGACCGACCCGGCGGGGGAGGGCGTGGTGCTGGACACCGCGCACGTCATCGCGGCCACCGGTTTCGTCCCGGAGCTGGCCCGGCTGGAGCTGCTCGACGCGGGGCTGCGGGCGGCGCTGGAGACCGTGGGGGGCAGCGGGGCGCCGGAGCTGAGCCCCGGGTTCGAGTCCTCGTGGCCGGGACTGTTCTTCGCGGGCCTGCTGACGGCTCCCTCATTCGGCCCTTCCATGCGATTCGTACACGGCGCGGGCTTCACGGCGGGGAGACTGGTGAGAGGAGTCCGCAAGCGCCTCGGTGCCCGGGGTCCGCGGCCGGGTTCCTCCGGTGTCCCCCGGCCGGGAGGGGCCGCTGCCCCCGGGCTTCCGGGGGTACCCCCAGGGCATCCGAAGACGTATCTGCGGTGA
- a CDS encoding ATP-grasp domain-containing protein, translating into MGRSRYLRAVHPGPEGGLDPEAPEALLECLNGVSEQIGRPAVLIAMDDLSAIAVSRVAPVLRERFRIPHQPDNLPARVADKAELSRLCARWDVPHPETVIPASGAEAAEAAWRLGLPVIAKWSRPWLLPAGADGLRSTTLVHTTAEARRLYERSAEAGSRLLLQRFLPAGPDTDWFFHGAFARGGRPLLAGSGRKELSWPVRTGLTAVGRWLPDPAVEEAGLRLAERLGYQGILDLDFRRDELGCFRLVDFNPRPGAQFRLFADGAGLDVVQAMYLDLTGQQVPQPSGGPGRVFVAENYALLARVRGGTMPRRPAVVPADPAGPAVASPGPGAPSGPLPGADQGPAPERDSKQDPKRDPKQDPKQDPKRPAERGRVETAWFAADDPLPFLAMLGALLGRGAGKGVRALRGVPGQGRRTALAVVRAPRQRGRNQEATGSGGAGGATGAAAQASRPVPPEASAEPDELVTR; encoded by the coding sequence ATGGGGCGTTCGCGCTACCTGCGCGCCGTGCACCCCGGACCGGAGGGCGGGCTGGACCCCGAGGCGCCCGAGGCGCTGCTGGAGTGTCTGAACGGGGTGTCGGAGCAGATCGGCCGTCCGGCGGTGCTCATCGCCATGGACGACCTGAGCGCGATCGCCGTGTCCCGGGTCGCCCCGGTGCTGCGCGAGCGTTTCCGGATCCCCCATCAGCCCGACAACCTGCCCGCCCGGGTGGCCGACAAGGCCGAACTGTCGCGGCTCTGCGCGCGTTGGGACGTCCCGCACCCGGAGACCGTGATCCCGGCGAGCGGGGCCGAGGCCGCCGAGGCGGCCTGGCGGCTCGGCCTGCCGGTGATCGCCAAGTGGAGCCGGCCCTGGCTGCTGCCCGCCGGGGCCGACGGGCTGCGCAGCACCACGCTCGTGCACACCACCGCCGAGGCGCGCCGGCTCTACGAGCGCTCCGCCGAGGCCGGGAGCAGGCTGCTGCTCCAGCGGTTCCTGCCGGCCGGCCCGGACACCGACTGGTTCTTCCACGGGGCCTTCGCGCGGGGCGGGCGGCCGCTGCTCGCGGGCTCGGGCCGCAAGGAACTGTCCTGGCCGGTGCGGACCGGGCTGACGGCCGTGGGGCGCTGGCTGCCGGATCCGGCGGTGGAGGAGGCGGGGCTGCGGCTCGCCGAACGCCTCGGCTACCAGGGGATCCTGGACCTGGACTTCCGCCGCGACGAGCTGGGCTGCTTCCGGCTGGTGGACTTCAACCCGCGGCCGGGCGCGCAGTTCCGGCTGTTCGCGGACGGGGCCGGGCTGGACGTCGTACAGGCGATGTACCTGGACCTGACGGGCCAGCAGGTTCCGCAGCCTTCGGGCGGACCGGGCCGGGTGTTCGTCGCGGAGAACTACGCGCTGCTGGCACGGGTCCGGGGCGGGACGATGCCGCGCCGTCCGGCGGTGGTGCCCGCGGATCCGGCCGGGCCGGCGGTGGCGTCCCCGGGCCCGGGCGCGCCCTCGGGTCCGCTCCCGGGCGCGGACCAGGGGCCGGCCCCTGAGCGGGACTCGAAGCAGGACCCGAAGCGGGACCCGAAGCAGGATCCGAAGCAGGATCCGAAGCGGCCCGCCGAGCGGGGGCGCGTCGAGACGGCCTGGTTCGCCGCCGACGATCCGCTCCCGTTCCTGGCGATGCTCGGCGCCCTGCTGGGGCGGGGCGCGGGGAAGGGGGTACGGGCGCTGCGCGGGGTTCCCGGGCAGGGCCGCCGCACGGCGCTCGCGGTCGTCCGCGCCCCCCGGCAGCGTGGCCGGAACCAGGAGGCCACCGGATCCGGTGGTGCCGGCGGTGCCACGGGAGCCGCCGCGCAGGCCTCCCGCCCCGTCCCGCCGGAGGCCTCGGCGGAGCCGGACGAGCTGGTGACCCGTTGA
- a CDS encoding glycoside hydrolase family 26 protein, protein MPRPRRRLASTCIGTVTAGLLATGAALAAPEKDRPEGSDIAMGAYLDYGPPGVARIPYLSSWLGGKEIRVGHTYLPGDKWAGIEGRVSFLEDWAEWRRAEDDRLFVLNVPMQERNESRVPDYQVAQLIRAGAEGQFDRHFQRLAERLVDLGVPDTVIVLGWEMNGVTYTHRCAPDPENWKAYWKRIVTAMRAVPGQEFRFDFAPNRGADAIGWTKCYPGDDVVDVIGMDSYDQGPGQTFDDQITQPYGLQQQVDFAKAHGKPISYPEWGLFRRGDNPEYVRRMLKWIAQHKPLYHTITDYCPHGVWQCKQNPQSAKAFRDALTPERPGPVVPTPVVPTPVVPTPVVPTPVVPTPVVPTPQVPTPQVPTPQVPTPEIPTPTPVVPTPVVPTPLVPTPELPKPTPVLPSPQTPPPVSPSPLVPAPVTPGPVTPSPVAPSPQVPSPEVPLPATPSPLVPTPEVPDPDTDPEPTPRPSPAVPTPQVPAPSPVTPSPLAPSPVTPGPVTPKPEPTPPKPLPQPTPPPPVNSKHWCVPLNFGEWLSKLVGTQSVCVKLDFGKGSGIWPF, encoded by the coding sequence ATGCCCAGACCACGCCGCCGACTGGCGAGCACCTGCATCGGTACGGTCACGGCCGGACTGCTGGCCACCGGAGCCGCGCTCGCGGCACCCGAGAAGGACCGGCCCGAGGGCTCGGACATCGCCATGGGCGCCTATCTCGACTACGGGCCGCCCGGGGTGGCCCGGATCCCGTACCTGTCGAGCTGGCTGGGCGGCAAGGAGATCCGGGTCGGGCACACCTATCTCCCCGGCGACAAGTGGGCCGGCATCGAGGGCAGGGTCTCGTTCCTGGAGGACTGGGCCGAGTGGCGCCGGGCCGAGGACGACCGGCTGTTCGTCCTCAACGTGCCCATGCAGGAACGGAACGAGAGCCGGGTGCCCGACTACCAGGTGGCCCAGCTGATCAGGGCGGGCGCGGAGGGCCAGTTCGACCGGCACTTCCAGCGGCTCGCCGAGCGGCTGGTGGATCTGGGCGTGCCGGACACGGTGATCGTGCTCGGCTGGGAGATGAACGGCGTCACCTACACCCACCGGTGCGCACCGGATCCGGAGAACTGGAAGGCGTACTGGAAGCGCATCGTCACCGCGATGCGCGCCGTGCCCGGGCAGGAGTTCCGGTTCGACTTCGCCCCGAACCGGGGTGCGGACGCGATCGGCTGGACGAAGTGCTACCCCGGCGACGACGTGGTCGACGTCATCGGGATGGACTCGTACGACCAGGGTCCCGGCCAGACCTTCGACGACCAGATCACCCAGCCGTACGGACTTCAGCAGCAGGTCGACTTCGCGAAAGCACACGGGAAGCCGATCTCCTACCCGGAGTGGGGGCTGTTCCGGCGCGGGGACAATCCGGAGTACGTCCGGCGCATGCTGAAGTGGATCGCGCAGCACAAGCCGCTCTACCACACCATCACCGACTACTGCCCGCACGGCGTGTGGCAGTGCAAGCAGAACCCGCAGTCCGCGAAGGCCTTCCGCGACGCGCTGACGCCCGAGCGGCCCGGCCCGGTGGTCCCGACCCCGGTGGTGCCCACGCCGGTGGTCCCGACCCCGGTGGTCCCGACCCCGGTGGTGCCCACGCCGGTCGTCCCGACCCCGCAGGTCCCGACGCCCCAGGTGCCCACACCTCAGGTCCCGACGCCGGAGATCCCCACGCCCACCCCGGTGGTCCCGACGCCCGTGGTGCCGACGCCCCTGGTCCCGACGCCCGAGCTCCCGAAGCCCACTCCGGTGCTCCCGAGCCCGCAGACCCCGCCGCCGGTCAGCCCGAGCCCGCTCGTCCCGGCACCGGTCACCCCGGGCCCGGTCACCCCGAGCCCGGTCGCGCCGAGCCCCCAGGTCCCCAGCCCGGAAGTCCCGCTGCCGGCCACTCCCAGCCCGCTCGTCCCGACACCCGAGGTCCCCGACCCCGACACCGATCCCGAGCCCACCCCCCGGCCCTCGCCGGCGGTCCCGACGCCCCAGGTCCCGGCGCCCTCGCCGGTCACCCCGAGCCCGCTCGCCCCGAGCCCCGTCACCCCGGGCCCGGTCACGCCGAAGCCCGAGCCCACGCCGCCGAAGCCCCTGCCGCAGCCCACCCCTCCGCCGCCGGTCAACAGCAAGCACTGGTGCGTGCCGCTCAACTTCGGCGAGTGGCTCTCCAAGCTGGTCGGCACGCAGTCGGTCTGCGTCAAGCTGGACTTCGGCAAGGGTTCCGGCATCTGGCCCTTCTAG
- a CDS encoding GNAT family N-acetyltransferase, with protein sequence MSPGSAGALSVTLCRDPRQFAALEESWNRLFRACPTATPFQSHAWLHSWWLSYGKDGRLRIVLVRRGEELVGAAPLMLVHRPVPLLVPLGGLITDYFDVLVAAEYAGQVVPALARGLHRAARRAVVDLREVRPGAAAEELYRQWPGVSRRLTDSTCMELPTLPFDELVKRMPASGAQRVRAKLRKTDAAGIEEHEVTEQEVPRAVRTLLRLHEKQWRGRGVTPEHLRPRFAEHLTRATRRMVRAGESRLTEFRLDGKVVAANVTLLSAGLSGGYLYGADPDLRTRKVDVATLLLRYEAGRAHAEGRPVVSFLRGNEPYKNHWRPETVVNQRFLLATAALAPLLRVHESQVTGRERAVDVLREALPAARDWRARLGELRVR encoded by the coding sequence ATGAGTCCGGGCTCCGCCGGGGCCCTGTCGGTGACGCTGTGCCGCGACCCCCGGCAGTTCGCCGCGCTGGAGGAGTCCTGGAACAGGCTCTTCCGCGCCTGCCCCACCGCCACCCCCTTCCAGAGCCACGCCTGGCTCCACTCCTGGTGGCTCTCGTACGGCAAGGACGGCCGGCTCCGGATCGTCCTCGTCCGGCGGGGCGAGGAGCTGGTCGGCGCGGCTCCGCTGATGCTCGTACACCGGCCGGTGCCCCTGCTGGTGCCGCTCGGCGGCCTCATCACCGACTACTTCGACGTGCTCGTGGCCGCCGAGTACGCCGGCCAGGTCGTCCCGGCGCTGGCCCGCGGGCTGCACCGGGCCGCCCGAAGGGCCGTCGTGGACCTGCGGGAGGTACGCCCCGGTGCTGCCGCCGAGGAGCTGTACCGGCAGTGGCCCGGGGTCTCCCGCAGGCTCACGGACTCCACGTGCATGGAGCTGCCGACGCTGCCGTTCGACGAACTGGTCAAGCGGATGCCGGCCTCCGGCGCCCAGCGGGTCCGGGCCAAGCTGCGCAAGACCGACGCGGCCGGGATCGAGGAGCACGAGGTCACCGAGCAGGAGGTGCCGCGTGCCGTACGGACCCTGCTGCGGCTGCACGAGAAGCAGTGGCGCGGCCGCGGGGTGACGCCCGAGCACCTGCGGCCGCGCTTCGCCGAGCACCTGACCCGGGCCACCCGGCGGATGGTGCGGGCGGGGGAGAGCCGGCTGACGGAGTTCCGGCTGGACGGCAAGGTGGTGGCGGCCAACGTCACGCTGCTGTCGGCCGGGCTCAGCGGCGGCTACCTGTACGGGGCCGACCCGGACCTGCGGACGCGGAAGGTGGACGTCGCGACGCTGCTGCTGCGGTACGAGGCCGGGCGGGCGCACGCCGAGGGCCGGCCGGTGGTGAGCTTCCTGCGCGGCAACGAGCCGTACAAGAACCACTGGCGGCCCGAGACCGTCGTCAACCAGCGTTTCCTGCTGGCCACGGCGGCGCTCGCGCCCCTGCTGCGCGTACACGAGTCGCAGGTGACGGGGCGCGAGCGGGCGGTGGACGTACTGCGGGAGGCGCTGCCGGCCGCCAGGGACTGGCGGGCGCGGCTGGGCGAACTGCGGGTGCGATGA
- a CDS encoding lipopolysaccharide biosynthesis protein — translation MADTSEKNPEKKAENRAENRAERKGDHRSERRPRRRRLSAPVWWPLPACALLGLAAGGAYGVLKAPEYAATSYVVAVPDDTTEPATALGFAQAYARIATSSSTLAYAQPRAGVSAAKLRTQVRAETSPESPMIAVTGTSKSPAEAADIANAVADALSLSSNQAAKNTGVQLLLFNQAVAPAEPASPSAAISGAVGMCAGGLLGGLWLLARPGRARRSEDSATGSAAGPVAGAPVGSSAGSPVEAAAPVEEYASLPAQGEPASAKEKESVR, via the coding sequence ATGGCCGACACGTCCGAGAAGAACCCCGAGAAGAAGGCCGAGAACAGGGCCGAGAACAGGGCCGAGCGGAAGGGCGACCACCGCTCCGAGCGGAGGCCGCGCCGCCGGAGGCTGTCGGCGCCCGTGTGGTGGCCGCTGCCCGCCTGCGCCCTGCTGGGCCTGGCCGCGGGCGGGGCCTACGGGGTCCTCAAGGCCCCCGAGTACGCCGCCACCAGCTATGTCGTCGCCGTACCGGACGACACCACCGAGCCGGCCACCGCGCTCGGCTTCGCGCAGGCCTACGCCCGTATCGCGACCAGCAGTTCCACCCTCGCCTACGCCCAGCCGCGGGCCGGCGTCAGCGCCGCGAAGCTGCGTACCCAGGTACGGGCCGAGACCTCCCCGGAGTCTCCGATGATCGCCGTCACGGGGACCTCGAAGAGCCCCGCCGAGGCTGCCGACATCGCGAACGCGGTCGCCGACGCCCTGTCCCTGAGCAGCAATCAGGCCGCGAAGAACACCGGCGTCCAGCTGCTCCTGTTCAACCAGGCGGTCGCGCCGGCCGAGCCCGCCTCCCCGTCCGCCGCCATCAGCGGCGCCGTCGGGATGTGCGCCGGCGGGCTGCTCGGCGGGCTGTGGCTGCTGGCCCGGCCGGGCCGCGCGCGGCGTTCCGAGGACAGTGCGACCGGGTCCGCGGCCGGTCCGGTGGCCGGCGCCCCGGTCGGCTCCTCCGCCGGCTCCCCCGTGGAGGCGGCCGCCCCGGTCGAGGAGTACGCCTCGCTGCCCGCCCAGGGTGAGCCGGCCTCGGCCAAGGAGAAGGAGTCCGTTCGATGA
- a CDS encoding glycosyltransferase, with protein MKPLQSVKALHIITGLGVGGAEQQLRLLLRHMPMQCDVLTLTNPGPVAEGLRADGVRVVHLGMRGNRDLGALPRMVKFIRRGRYDLVHTHLYRACVYGRLAARLAGTAATVATEHSLGEGEIEGRPLSGGVRTLYLASERLGAATVAVSDTVAARLEGWGVPAARVHVVPNGIEAVRFRFDEGVRRATRARTGLPERAFVVGGVGRLVPGKRFDVLVRAVAALPGAHLLLAGDGPERAGLRRLAAELGAQSRIHLLGERDPLGDSADGRTPGIPALLAAMDVFVSPSREEAFGLAVVEALAAGLPVLHVTCPAIDDLPAAQAPGARRIGTGTEELVAALRGHMEAGARRLPPPPVVRRYDIARSARQLLDVYDLALSAAPGAGTARGRALAGPAPGTSAGTPAGTSAGAATVVGARREPVGPGPAEPTGTG; from the coding sequence GTGAAGCCACTCCAGTCGGTCAAGGCCCTGCACATCATCACCGGGCTCGGCGTCGGCGGCGCCGAACAGCAACTGCGGCTGCTGCTGCGCCACATGCCGATGCAGTGCGACGTGCTCACGCTGACCAACCCCGGGCCGGTGGCCGAGGGGCTGCGCGCCGACGGGGTCCGGGTCGTCCACCTGGGCATGCGGGGCAACCGGGACCTGGGGGCACTGCCCCGGATGGTGAAGTTCATCAGGCGCGGCCGGTACGACCTCGTGCACACCCACCTGTACCGGGCCTGCGTCTACGGGCGCCTCGCGGCCCGGCTCGCGGGCACCGCGGCGACCGTGGCCACCGAACACTCCCTCGGCGAGGGCGAGATCGAGGGCAGGCCGCTCTCGGGCGGAGTGCGCACGCTGTATCTGGCCAGTGAACGCCTGGGCGCGGCCACCGTGGCCGTCTCCGACACCGTGGCCGCCCGGCTGGAGGGGTGGGGGGTGCCGGCCGCGCGGGTGCACGTCGTACCGAACGGGATCGAGGCCGTCCGGTTCCGCTTCGACGAGGGCGTCCGGCGGGCCACCCGGGCCCGCACCGGGCTGCCCGAGCGGGCCTTCGTGGTCGGCGGGGTCGGCCGGCTGGTCCCCGGCAAGCGGTTCGACGTCCTGGTGCGGGCCGTGGCCGCGCTGCCGGGGGCGCACCTGCTGCTGGCCGGGGACGGGCCGGAGCGGGCGGGGCTGCGCCGGCTGGCCGCCGAGCTCGGCGCGCAGAGCCGGATCCACCTGCTGGGGGAGCGGGACCCGCTGGGCGACAGCGCGGACGGCCGCACGCCGGGCATCCCGGCGCTGCTGGCCGCGATGGACGTCTTCGTCTCCCCGTCGCGGGAGGAGGCCTTCGGGCTCGCCGTCGTGGAGGCCCTGGCCGCGGGACTCCCCGTCCTGCACGTGACCTGCCCGGCCATCGACGACCTGCCCGCCGCCCAGGCCCCGGGGGCCCGGCGCATCGGCACCGGCACGGAGGAACTGGTCGCGGCGCTGCGCGGCCACATGGAGGCGGGCGCGCGCAGGCTGCCCCCGCCGCCGGTGGTCCGCCGCTACGACATCGCCCGCAGCGCGCGGCAGCTGCTGGACGTGTACGACCTCGCCCTCTCGGCCGCCCCGGGCGCCGGGACGGCCCGGGGCCGTGCCCTCGCCGGCCCGGCGCCCGGCACTTCCGCCGGCACACCCGCCGGCACCTCCGCCGGCGCCGCAACCGTCGTCGGCGCCCGCCGCGAGCCGGTCGGGCCCGGACCGGCGGAGCCGACCGGAACCGGCTGA
- a CDS encoding polysaccharide deacetylase family protein gives MSADTDTAPAAVVVPTRRTASPWVLMYHSVAEFTDPAEDPYGITVTPLALEAQLMWLRSRGLRGVSVGELLRARAAGRGAGLVGLTFDDGYTDFLSHALPLLSRYDCTATLFVLPGRLGVDNVWDPLGPRKSLLTAEGIREVADAGQEIGSHGLLHQDLTATADDVLQQELRGSRDLLRELTGTLPEGFCYPYGHLDARVVSATRAAGYGYACAIDPGRLAGPHALPRTHVSQADGGARLRIKQFRHQVRELRRGVQR, from the coding sequence ATGTCCGCTGACACCGACACGGCCCCCGCCGCCGTGGTGGTCCCCACCCGCCGGACCGCTTCGCCGTGGGTCCTGATGTACCACTCGGTCGCCGAGTTCACCGACCCCGCGGAGGACCCGTACGGGATCACCGTCACTCCGCTCGCCCTGGAGGCCCAGCTGATGTGGCTGCGCTCCCGCGGCCTGCGCGGGGTCTCCGTCGGCGAACTGCTGCGGGCCCGCGCGGCCGGGCGCGGTGCCGGGCTGGTCGGACTGACCTTCGACGACGGCTACACCGACTTCCTGTCCCACGCGCTCCCGCTGCTGAGCCGCTACGACTGCACCGCCACCCTCTTCGTCCTGCCCGGGCGGCTCGGCGTGGACAACGTGTGGGACCCGCTGGGCCCGCGCAAGTCCCTGCTCACCGCCGAGGGCATCCGCGAGGTCGCCGACGCCGGACAGGAGATCGGCTCGCACGGGCTGCTCCACCAGGACCTCACCGCGACCGCCGACGACGTGCTCCAGCAGGAACTGCGGGGCAGCCGCGACCTGCTGCGGGAACTGACCGGCACCCTGCCCGAGGGGTTCTGCTACCCGTACGGGCACCTCGACGCCCGGGTCGTCTCCGCCACCCGGGCCGCCGGATACGGCTACGCCTGCGCCATCGACCCCGGACGGCTCGCCGGCCCGCACGCGCTGCCGCGCACGCACGTCAGCCAGGCCGACGGAGGCGCCCGGCTACGGATCAAGCAGTTCCGCCACCAGGTGCGCGAGCTGCGGCGCGGGGTGCAGCGGTGA
- a CDS encoding lipid II flippase MurJ, translating to MPGRSVGGADPVGRSGVAGYPGGAPVAGRAAGGEDPAARPGVPGSGSAGPRSLPGLRGLPGLSGLPGLPGPDDAARPAVPVPADPGFVAGGLPRGPAFGSAGYPGGASGRHSMRVEAGAGQDRRAVARSATPGGGQAPDSAAADGSRPRGGVRQAHRAGGPCTSPDGSRTAGEPFPPAAPGGSGTAGGGRPSQARRAGELPATPGGSPVPGSAAPGGNAAGGNAPAGNGPVGSQPLGRFLAKAAAVTAGLTAAGAVLGLLRDQTIAHLFGAGHDSDAFLIAWTVPEMASTLLIEDAMALLMVPAFSQALARRAAGRAGLTRREARTQDPVRLLVGATLPRLVVFLAAVASLLVVAAPAVVAVLAPGLPDPALAVECTRFTALTVLSFGIAGYFSAALRAHRCFLPPAAIYVSYNVGIIGTMVALHALWGVRAAAAGVAVGGLLMALVQLPAFVRNVGFGPPRAKKAAPRNQRDRDRPTLIAFGVIAPVIFFAVFRQSQVLVERFLAASLPPGAISHLNYAQKVAQMPMVLSLMICTVTFPVVAQAMAAGEREKARRRVEQDLALASLAVLMGTALVIGYAPQIIEVLFERGAFTHEDTLATASVMRVYALGLLGHCLVGALSRPFFSTARPTWFPAFAMGAGLLVNVVAGAFAVRWWGTYGIAAANAAGISTTAVLLLAGLGSRIIVIQVRRVAVSISRLGVAAVAAAATGWIAGPMIPDPMLSAALGCLLVPAMFGATGMAIRALEVTALPGQISQFTQRFRNVR from the coding sequence GTGCCCGGGCGGTCCGTGGGCGGGGCCGATCCGGTCGGCCGTAGCGGCGTGGCCGGGTACCCGGGCGGTGCGCCGGTGGCCGGGCGGGCCGCCGGCGGGGAGGACCCGGCGGCCCGCCCCGGAGTGCCGGGATCCGGCTCTGCGGGCCCGCGGAGCCTGCCGGGTCTGCGGGGCCTGCCCGGCCTGTCGGGTCTGCCGGGTCTCCCGGGCCCTGACGACGCGGCCCGCCCGGCCGTGCCCGTCCCGGCCGACCCCGGGTTCGTCGCCGGGGGGCTCCCGCGCGGGCCCGCGTTCGGTTCCGCCGGGTACCCGGGCGGAGCCTCGGGACGGCACAGCATGCGGGTGGAGGCCGGGGCGGGCCAGGACCGCCGCGCGGTGGCGCGTTCCGCCACCCCCGGCGGCGGTCAGGCGCCCGACTCCGCCGCCGCCGACGGGAGCCGGCCGCGGGGCGGGGTCCGTCAGGCGCACCGCGCGGGCGGGCCCTGTACCTCCCCCGACGGGAGCCGCACCGCGGGCGAGCCCTTCCCTCCGGCCGCTCCCGGCGGCAGCGGCACCGCCGGCGGGGGGCGGCCGAGCCAGGCCCGCCGGGCGGGTGAGCTCCCCGCCACCCCCGGGGGGAGCCCCGTGCCCGGATCCGCCGCCCCCGGGGGGAACGCCGCCGGTGGGAACGCCCCCGCGGGGAACGGCCCCGTCGGAAGCCAGCCGCTCGGGCGGTTCCTGGCCAAGGCCGCCGCCGTCACCGCCGGACTGACCGCCGCCGGGGCGGTGCTCGGGCTGCTGCGCGACCAGACCATCGCGCACCTCTTCGGAGCCGGGCACGACAGCGACGCCTTCCTGATCGCCTGGACCGTGCCCGAGATGGCCTCCACGCTGCTGATCGAGGACGCCATGGCGCTGCTGATGGTGCCCGCCTTCAGCCAGGCCCTGGCCCGGCGGGCCGCCGGCCGGGCCGGGCTCACCCGCAGGGAGGCCCGCACACAGGACCCCGTACGGCTCCTGGTGGGGGCGACCCTGCCGCGCCTCGTCGTGTTCCTGGCCGCCGTCGCCTCCCTGCTCGTCGTGGCCGCGCCCGCCGTCGTCGCCGTACTCGCCCCCGGCCTGCCCGACCCCGCACTGGCCGTCGAGTGCACCCGGTTCACCGCGCTGACCGTGCTCTCCTTCGGCATCGCCGGCTACTTCAGCGCAGCGCTGCGCGCGCACCGGTGCTTCCTGCCGCCCGCCGCGATCTACGTCTCGTACAACGTCGGCATCATCGGCACGATGGTCGCCCTGCACGCCCTGTGGGGCGTCCGGGCCGCCGCCGCAGGCGTCGCGGTCGGCGGACTCCTGATGGCACTCGTCCAACTGCCCGCCTTCGTCCGCAACGTGGGCTTCGGCCCGCCCCGCGCGAAGAAGGCCGCCCCGCGCAACCAGCGCGACCGGGACCGCCCCACCCTCATCGCCTTCGGGGTGATCGCCCCCGTGATCTTCTTCGCGGTGTTCCGGCAGTCACAGGTGCTCGTCGAGCGGTTCCTGGCCGCCTCGCTCCCGCCCGGGGCGATCTCCCATCTCAACTACGCGCAGAAGGTCGCGCAGATGCCGATGGTGCTGTCGCTGATGATCTGCACCGTCACCTTCCCCGTCGTCGCCCAGGCCATGGCCGCGGGGGAGCGGGAGAAGGCCCGGCGGCGGGTGGAGCAGGACCTCGCGCTGGCCTCGCTGGCCGTCCTGATGGGCACCGCCCTCGTCATCGGCTACGCGCCCCAGATCATCGAGGTCCTCTTCGAACGCGGGGCCTTCACCCACGAGGACACCCTCGCGACCGCCTCCGTCATGCGGGTCTACGCACTCGGACTCCTCGGCCACTGCCTCGTCGGAGCACTGTCCCGGCCCTTCTTCTCGACCGCCCGGCCCACCTGGTTCCCGGCGTTCGCGATGGGTGCCGGACTGCTCGTCAACGTCGTGGCCGGAGCGTTCGCCGTCCGCTGGTGGGGCACCTACGGCATCGCCGCCGCCAACGCCGCCGGCATCTCCACCACCGCCGTCCTGCTCCTCGCCGGCCTCGGCTCGCGGATCATCGTCATCCAGGTCCGCCGGGTCGCCGTCAGCATCAGCCGGCTCGGGGTCGCCGCCGTCGCCGCGGCCGCCACCGGCTGGATCGCCGGCCCGATGATCCCCGACCCGATGCTCAGCGCCGCCCTCGGCTGCCTGCTGGTCCCGGCCATGTTCGGAGCCACCGGCATGGCCATACGCGCCCTCGAAGTCACCGCCCTGCCCGGTCAGATCTCCCAGTTCACGCAGAGGTTCCGCAATGTCCGCTGA